A DNA window from Solanum lycopersicum chromosome 3, SLM_r2.1 contains the following coding sequences:
- the LOC138347524 gene encoding secreted RxLR effector protein 161-like: MYRGIIGSLLYLTASRPDIVYSIGMCARFQACPHDSHLKTAKHIFRYLKKTGDLVLFYPAGDTFDLVGFADADFAGYQVDRKSTSGMSHFLGSLHISWGTKKQNTVALSTAEAEYVAVAAYCSQLLWIRQHLEDFGIHIKAIPLICDNTSAVSMGKNPVHHKRTKHIDVRHHFLRDHVEKGNIVLTYCPTEEQNADIFTKDLSKDQFERNRLKLGMLISK; the protein is encoded by the coding sequence ATGTACAGAGGAATCATTGGCTCCTTGCTGTATCTGACTGCTAGCAGGCCTGATATTGTGTATAGCATTGGAATGTGCGCcaggtttcaagcatgtcctcATGATTCACACCTGAAGACTGCAAAacatatttttagatatttgaagaaaacaggggacctggttctcttttatcctgcaggtgatacttttgatctggttggttttgcagatgctgattttgcaggttatcaagttgacaggaaGAGCACCTCTGGAATGtctcatttccttggatcattACATATCTCTTGGGGCACCAAGAAGCAGAACACTGTGGCTCTTTCAACCGCTGAAGCTGAATATGTAGCTGTTGCAGCCTATTGTTCTCAATTGCTGTGGATCAGgcaacacttagaagattttggAATCCACATTAAAGCAATTCCTCTCATATGTGACAACACTAGTGCTGTGAGTATGGGAAAGAACCCAGTTCAtcataagagaacaaagcatattgatgtcAGACATCATTTTTTGAGAGATCATGTTGAGAAGGGTAATATTGTGCTCACATACTGTCCAACGGAGGAACAGAAtgcagacatcttcaccaaggATCTGagcaaggatcaatttgagagaaatcgATTAAAGTTGGGGATGTTGATCTCCAAGTGA